From the Conexivisphaerales archaeon genome, the window TGTTTGAGAAAGAGAATGAAGACGGAGATAATATCCAGCCTTCTTGAAGCCTCTTCGATGGGCATACGCAAAACTAGGTTAATGTATGCTACCAATCTGAGTTACCAGCTGCTGATAAAGTACACCAGAATGCTCGTGGAGGAAGGACTTCTAGCCTACGATGGAGAGCTTTATTATACCACAGAAAAGGGAGCAAGACTTCTGGAGAAACTAAAGCACTATGGCGAACTGAACAGTATGCTGTTGAAGGTCCGTTCAGAACTGGGTAAAGAATACGAGTCTTTACTCAATCCA encodes:
- a CDS encoding winged helix-turn-helix domain-containing protein, which translates into the protein MRKRMKTEIISSLLEASSMGIRKTRLMYATNLSYQLLIKYTRMLVEEGLLAYDGELYYTTEKGARLLEKLKHYGELNSMLLKVRSELGKEYESLLNPKIDKTS